Proteins encoded together in one Macadamia integrifolia cultivar HAES 741 chromosome 8, SCU_Mint_v3, whole genome shotgun sequence window:
- the LOC122087419 gene encoding putative proline-rich receptor-like protein kinase PERK11, producing MARSYQNFDPTSEWIDEEGSKTLTINLPEFKKEQIRVQLNAPQNLKISGERNLGNNKWSCFEKNVQIPNNCDINGLRAKFDGEILSIIMPKIITPVQPQVQTILTQSAPPSKKPVTEPKPQVPPNTTPEAPPSQKPETGTPPKTALQKPPSQKPEIKTPPETAFQKPPGQKPVSEPESSQPPPSQKHAAEKTPEKEQGKVDGSAAGGESKRYENTAKAKEGVNDDDGGARVNKEDSSTGSGVAATVANDLTMGVYGPKQLIVNVVVGLLVVLALVIYVKYSLGRSSTRATTDSD from the exons atggCTCGTTCATATCAAAACTTTGATCCCACGTCGGAATGGATAGATGAGGAAGGATCAAAAACTCTCACCATCAATCTTCCGG AATTTAAGAAAGAACAAATAAGAGTTCAGCTCAATGCCCctcagaatttgaagatctccGGAGAACGAAACCTCGGCAACAACAAATGGAGCTGTTTCGAAAAGAATGTTCAGATTCCAAACAACTGCGACATCAATGGACTCCGGGCAAAATTCGACGGCGAAATTCTATCCATCATAATGCCCAAAATAATCACTCCGGTCCAGCCTCAAGTCCAGACAATACTAACCCAATCGGCGCCACCTAGTAAGAAACCGGTGACTGAGCCAAAGCCCCAGGTCCCACCTAACACAACTCCAGAAGCACCACCGAGTCAAAAACCCGAGACCGGAACCCCACCCAAAACAGCTCTTCAAAAACCACCGAGTCAAAAACCCGAGATCAAAACCCCACCTGAAACAGCTTTTCAAAAACCACCGGGTCAGAAACCGGTAAGCGAACCAGAGTCGTCTCAACCACCACCGAGTCAAAAACATGCAGCTGAAAAGACTCCGGAGAAGGAGCAGGGAAAGGTTGATGGGTCGGCGGCCGGTGGAGAAAGCAAAAGATATGAAAACACGGCAAAAGCCAAAGAAGGTgtgaatgatgatgatggtggtgcaAGAGTGAATAAGGAGGATAGCTCAACCGGATCAGGTGTGGCTGCTACTGTGGCTAATGATCTCACCATGGGGGTCTATGGGCCTAAACAATTGATCGTGAATGTAGTTGTGGGTCTTTTGGTGGTGCTGGCACTTGTGATTTATGTGAAATATTCTCTAGGCCGGTCCTCTACAAGAGCTACTACAGACTCAGACTAG